One Benincasa hispida cultivar B227 chromosome 5, ASM972705v1, whole genome shotgun sequence genomic window carries:
- the LOC120078193 gene encoding VAN3-binding protein-like, giving the protein MDDSYSLKACRTHLPESPRAPMEFLSRSWSASALEVSKALAPPPSMPMPVPLPPKSASGSSCTTSSIPEDVTGEFEEFPVLHGNGNHFSFSSSATSQLVLDRIMSQSVREEVSPLTSGRLSHSSGPLNGGSLTETDSPPVSPSDEFDDVVKFFRANHSIQSLFTNGRASAGNVGGTTGGGSKTVGRWLKDRKEKKKEEHRAHNAQLHAAVSVAAVAAAVAAIAAFQAASSSSKKNEHSAKTDMAVASAATLVAAQCVEAAEAMGAERDHLASVISSAVNVRSHDDISTLTAAAATALRGAATLKARALKEVWNISSVLPVEKGVPMGVKGNNIHHSNDGHNQEPDLHQPENFLFAHTQDFLARGTELLKRTRKGDLHWKIVSVYIHRTGQVMLKMKSRHVAGTITKKKKNVVLGVCKNVPAWPGRHLFEGGEQRRYFGLKTEMRGIVEFECRSQREYDQWTQGVSRLLSMVADSKNRY; this is encoded by the exons ATGGATGATTCTTACTCATTGAAAGCCTGTAGAACTCATTTACCAGAAAGCCCAAGAGCTCCCATGGAGTTCCTCTCTCGCTCATGGAGTGCCTCTGCTCTTGAAGTCTCAAAAGCTTTAGCCCCTCCTCCTTCAATGCCTATGCCCGTGCCTTTGCCTCCAAAATCCGCTAGTGGGTCTTCCTGTACGACTTCGTCTATACCCGAAGACGTCACCGGCGAGTTCGAAGAGTTCCCTGTTCTTCACGGCAATGGAAATcacttctctttctcttcttccgCTACTTCTCAGCTCGTGCTTGATCGCATTATGTCACAGTCCGTCAGAGAG GAAGTGTCGCCGTTGACGTCCGGGAGGCTTTCACATAGCAGCGGACCTTTGAACGGTGGGTCTTTGACGGAAACAGATAGCCCGCCGGTGTCGCCGTCCGATGAATTCGACGACGTCGTTAAG TTCTTTAGAGCAAATCACAGCATTCAGTCCCTTTTCACAAATGGCCGTGCCAGTGCCGGCAATGTTGGCGGAACTACAGGCGGTGGATCAAAGACGGTGGGGAGATGGCTGAAGGacagaaaagagaagaaaaaagaagaacacAGAGCCCACAATGCCCAACTCCACGCTGCTGTTTCGGTTGCTGCAGTAGCTGCTGCAGTGGCAGCTATTGCAGCATTCCAGGCtgcttcttcttcatcaaaGAAGAACGAACATTCCGCAAAGACCGACATGGCGGTGGCCTCAGCCGCCACCTTGGTGGCTGCTCAATGTGTTGAGGCAGCAGAGGCAATGGGGGCTGAAAGAGACCACCTTGCTTCGGTTATTAGCTCTGCCGTTAATGTCAGATCTCATGATGATATCTCTACTCTTACTGCTGCAGCAGCCACAG CTCTACGAGGAGCAGCAACACTAAAGGCAAGAGCATTAAAGGAAGTATGGAATATCTCATCAGTATTACCAGTGGAGAAAGGAGTACCAATGGGTGTTAAAGGCAACAACATTCATCATTCCAACGATGGTCATAACCAAGAACCCGACCTTCATCAACCTGAGAATTTCCTCTTCGCTCACACTCAAGATTTCCTCGCTAGAGGTACCGAGCTCCTCAAGCGCACCCGAAAAG GGGATCTTCACTGGAAAATAGTATCTGTTTACATTCACCGCACTGGGCAGGTGATGCTGAAGATGAAGAGCAGACATGTTGCCGGAACAAtcacaaaaaagaagaaga ACGTGGTGTTGGGTGTATGCAAGAACGTACCGGCATGGCCAGGACGACACTTGTTCGAGGGAGGAGAACAGCGGCGTTACTTCGGATTGAAGACAGAAATGAGAGGCATAGTAGAGTTTGAGTGCAGGAGTCAAAGAGAATATGATCAGTGGACACAAGGCGTTTCAAGGCTTCTTTCAATGGTAGCTGATTCAAAGAACAGATATTAG